A region from the Meiothermus sp. Pnk-1 genome encodes:
- a CDS encoding ABC transporter permease, producing the protein MPRSPTHIVLGSSLLLPLLASTMLYIFAWPAVNTKPHRLPVGFVTTPTLEARLPRLLEQIQEGGFEPRFYKSELEARAAIQRREIYGALLIDPATPSDFTLLTASAASPAVAQLLTGIGNSLGALLSAAGFSSPKVNDVVPATSSDPRQAGLATGVLPLILSGAITALLLVRGLGRLGQRIVGLGLVMLTTGASLAAIWQYAFGTLAGSYGLNALVAGLTVGAIAAFVAGLGATMGTPGFGLGLATLLWLSNPFSAINSAPQLLPEPWGAIGQGLPLGAFGTLIRSVAFFNGEGGGQAWTVLSLWLCFGLALLWVGSRRAAQGAKA; encoded by the coding sequence ATGCCGCGATCCCCCACCCATATCGTCCTCGGCTCGAGCCTGCTCCTCCCCCTGCTGGCCTCGACCATGCTGTACATCTTCGCCTGGCCCGCGGTCAACACCAAGCCGCACCGCTTGCCGGTGGGGTTTGTGACCACCCCGACGCTGGAGGCCCGCCTCCCGCGCCTCCTGGAGCAAATCCAGGAGGGAGGGTTCGAACCCCGCTTTTACAAAAGCGAGCTTGAGGCGCGCGCCGCCATCCAAAGGCGCGAGATCTACGGCGCGCTGCTGATCGACCCCGCCACCCCGAGCGATTTCACCCTCCTCACCGCCTCGGCCGCGAGCCCCGCGGTTGCCCAGCTCCTCACCGGCATCGGGAACTCGCTGGGCGCGCTGCTCTCGGCAGCAGGGTTCTCCAGCCCCAAGGTCAACGACGTGGTGCCCGCCACCTCGAGCGATCCCCGCCAAGCCGGGCTGGCCACCGGCGTCCTACCCCTGATCCTCTCGGGGGCCATCACCGCCTTGCTGCTGGTGCGCGGGCTTGGGCGTCTGGGCCAGCGTATCGTGGGGCTGGGGTTGGTCATGTTGACGACGGGGGCAAGCCTGGCGGCAATCTGGCAGTACGCCTTCGGCACGCTTGCGGGCAGCTATGGGCTCAACGCCCTCGTCGCCGGCCTGACCGTCGGGGCGATAGCGGCCTTCGTGGCCGGGCTCGGCGCAACGATGGGGACGCCGGGCTTCGGCCTGGGGCTCGCCACCCTGCTCTGGCTATCCAACCCCTTCTCGGCCATCAACAGCGCCCCGCAGTTGCTCCCCGAGCCTTGGGGGGCCATCGGCCAGGGGCTGCCCCTGGGGGCGTTTGGGACCCTGATCCGTTCGGTGGCGTTTTTCAACGGGGAGGGGGGAGGGCAGGCCTGGACGGTGCTTTCGCTCTGGCTGTGCTTCGGCCTGGCGCTATTGTGGGTGGGCTCGAGGCGCGCCGCGCAGGGGGCGAAGGCCTAG
- a CDS encoding TetR/AcrR family transcriptional regulator, whose product MPRVSEEHRIERKDQILQAAARCFAREGFHATSMAEVIAESGLSAGSVYRYYKSKDELIAAIVERYMSSRIADFMQINQSSADLAEAVASAIQSLSARIDDHGDPFSRMLPQILSEVVRNPRAREQAQRAYGALLDFFAEVVRRAQATGNMRADLDPVGVSRVMLSLGQGFILLKMILQEQVQPELYAETVRRLFSSST is encoded by the coding sequence ATGCCCAGGGTCTCCGAGGAGCATCGAATCGAACGCAAAGACCAAATTCTGCAAGCTGCCGCGCGCTGCTTTGCCCGGGAGGGGTTCCACGCCACCAGCATGGCGGAGGTCATCGCCGAGAGTGGGCTCTCCGCAGGGAGCGTCTACCGCTACTACAAGAGCAAGGACGAATTGATCGCGGCCATCGTGGAGCGCTACATGTCCTCTCGAATTGCCGACTTCATGCAGATCAACCAGAGCTCGGCGGACCTGGCGGAGGCGGTAGCTTCCGCGATCCAGTCGCTTTCGGCGCGCATAGATGACCACGGCGACCCCTTCTCCCGGATGTTGCCGCAAATTTTGTCGGAGGTCGTGCGCAACCCCAGGGCCCGCGAGCAAGCCCAAAGGGCCTATGGGGCCTTGTTGGACTTCTTCGCGGAGGTCGTCCGGCGAGCCCAGGCCACGGGGAATATGCGGGCCGATCTCGACCCGGTGGGGGTCTCGCGGGTGATGCTGAGCCTGGGCCAAGGGTTTATCCTGCTAAAGATGATCCTGCAAGAGCAGGTCCAGCCCGAGCTCTATGCCGAAACCGTGCGCCGCCTGTTCTCCTCTTCCACGTAA
- a CDS encoding outer membrane lipoprotein carrier protein LolA, with translation MIATKKTIPLLALCVAALQIGLAQSADEIIKQVSANLNKSPWEATLVGTIQSDTGAVQEAEIRVQVLPGSDRLTRLEFKKPSALEGNWVLISEKEVWNYLFLTNQLIIQNRATAKLAGLNDNITQLGDFDKISDRVALRLVGEENTPQGPAWRLSGAPKTAGQGFSTMEILILKSDPRPLSLTVKDAGGKPLANLSVKDFKRSDLSAKGLKKYPADAAVVRK, from the coding sequence ATGATCGCAACCAAGAAAACCATCCCTCTACTCGCCCTCTGCGTGGCCGCCCTCCAGATCGGTCTGGCCCAATCCGCCGACGAGATCATCAAGCAGGTATCCGCCAACCTCAACAAGTCGCCCTGGGAAGCCACCCTGGTGGGCACCATCCAGAGCGACACCGGCGCGGTGCAGGAGGCGGAAATCCGGGTGCAGGTGCTCCCCGGAAGCGACCGCCTGACCCGCCTCGAGTTCAAAAAACCGAGTGCCCTGGAGGGCAACTGGGTGCTGATCTCCGAAAAAGAGGTCTGGAACTACCTCTTCCTCACCAACCAGCTCATCATTCAAAACCGCGCCACCGCCAAGCTGGCCGGGCTCAACGACAACATCACCCAGTTGGGCGACTTCGACAAGATCTCTGATCGGGTGGCGTTGAGGCTCGTGGGCGAGGAGAATACCCCGCAAGGGCCAGCCTGGAGGCTCAGCGGGGCTCCTAAGACGGCGGGGCAGGGGTTTAGCACCATGGAAATCCTGATCCTCAAGTCCGATCCCCGGCCGCTCAGCCTGACCGTCAAAGATGCGGGGGGTAAGCCGCTGGCGAACCTGAGCGTCAAAGACTTCAAACGCTCCGACCTCAGCGCCAAAGGGCTCAAGAAATATCCTGCCGACGCGGCGGTGGTGCGGAAGTAA
- a CDS encoding low molecular weight protein-tyrosine-phosphatase has product MIRVLFVCSGNICRSPMAEGIFRRMLRERGLEAEFEVDSAGTGAWHVGEEADPRAKEVLRRHGADFPHTARQLQREDDGYDYLFAMDKGHLEHLYRMFPRSRHKIRLLLEGREVPDPYYGGLEGFEEVYQMLEGAIQDFLEGLGKGSSP; this is encoded by the coding sequence ATGATCCGAGTGCTTTTCGTCTGTTCCGGCAATATCTGCCGCAGCCCGATGGCCGAGGGCATCTTTCGGCGGATGCTCCGCGAGCGCGGCCTGGAAGCCGAGTTTGAGGTGGACTCGGCGGGTACCGGCGCCTGGCACGTAGGCGAGGAAGCCGACCCGCGCGCCAAGGAAGTGCTGCGGCGGCACGGGGCCGACTTCCCCCACACCGCCCGCCAGCTCCAGCGCGAGGATGATGGCTACGACTATCTCTTTGCTATGGACAAGGGCCACCTCGAGCACCTGTACCGGATGTTTCCCCGCTCGCGCCACAAAATCCGGCTGCTGCTGGAGGGCCGCGAGGTCCCCGACCCCTACTACGGCGGCCTCGAGGGCTTCGAGGAGGTGTACCAGATGCTGGAAGGGGCTATCCAGGATTTTCTCGAGGGGCTGGGGAAGGGCTCGAGCCCCTAG
- a CDS encoding fructosamine kinase family protein, producing the protein MAASLQDLLRRAGLPDYPLTPLSGGMIGQVVRAGPYVVKTHPHPPQGLFQAEARGLCALRQAGIRVPQVYWASPEGLVLEYLEPGEPDWESLARMLCALHRTRAPAYGWDDPVFLGSFALPTGTGEDWNRFWAERRMRPWLEVTWSKLGNLGPRIENTLSSPLPSEGPTLLHGDLWYGNVYFAQGGPALLDPSVWWGERAVDLAMMELFGGFPGEFWRCYRALYPIPPEIRRAIPAYQLYYLLAHVHFFGTSYLGAVERALEQVEQ; encoded by the coding sequence ATGGCTGCCTCTCTCCAAGACCTGCTCAGACGCGCCGGATTACCCGATTACCCCCTTACACCCTTGAGCGGGGGAATGATCGGGCAAGTGGTACGCGCCGGACCTTATGTGGTCAAAACCCACCCCCATCCGCCCCAGGGCCTGTTCCAGGCCGAGGCCCGCGGCCTCTGCGCGCTGAGGCAAGCGGGGATACGGGTTCCCCAAGTGTACTGGGCCTCCCCCGAGGGGCTGGTGCTGGAATACCTCGAGCCCGGCGAACCCGACTGGGAAAGTCTGGCCCGGATGCTCTGCGCCCTGCACCGAACCCGCGCGCCCGCCTACGGCTGGGACGACCCGGTGTTTCTGGGGAGCTTTGCGCTGCCTACGGGCACCGGCGAGGACTGGAACCGCTTCTGGGCCGAGCGGCGGATGCGGCCTTGGCTCGAGGTGACCTGGAGCAAGCTGGGAAACCTGGGGCCGCGCATCGAGAACACCCTCTCCTCTCCCCTCCCCAGCGAGGGCCCCACCCTGCTCCATGGGGACCTGTGGTACGGGAACGTCTACTTCGCCCAGGGCGGTCCGGCCCTCCTAGACCCCTCGGTATGGTGGGGCGAGCGGGCCGTAGACCTGGCCATGATGGAGCTATTCGGCGGGTTTCCGGGGGAATTTTGGCGCTGCTACCGAGCGCTCTACCCGATTCCCCCCGAGATCCGGCGGGCCATCCCGGCGTACCAGCTTTACTACCTGCTGGCCCACGTCCACTTCTTCGGGACGAGCTATCTGGGGGCGGTGGAGCGAGCGCTCGAGCAGGTAGAGCAATAA
- a CDS encoding alpha-amylase family glycosyl hydrolase, with protein MARKWWQDAVIYQIYPRSFQDSNGDGIGDLEGIRSRLGYLQDLGVDAIWLSPFYKSPMKDFGYDVADYCDVDPIFGTLADFDRLLEEAHKRRIKLIIDFVPNHTSDQHPWFVESRSGRDNPKRDWYVWRDPAPDGGPPNNWMSFFGGPAWTFDAKTGQYYLHQFLPEQPDLNWRNPEVRAAMYEVMRFWLRRGVDGFRVDVMWLLAEDALFRDEPENPHWQPGMWDRGRHLHIYTEDQPETRGIVQEMRQVLDEFEGDRMMVGEIYLPYEQLIPYYGTPERPGCHLPFNFHLITRGLSNWTAENLRQIVEEYQARLPAWATPNWVLGNHDQHRLASRIGHAQARVAAMMLFTLPGSPTWYYGDEIGMVDGEIPPEKVQDPAALRQRGLAGDQGLDPGRDPERTPMQWTPFAYAGFSTVEPWLPVNPDYPERNVETQDADPESMLTLVRTLLVVRRETPGFLEAPYESYKAPEGVFAYLRGRVGLVALNFTAEPKTLAVPPGEILLSTHLDRYGAVHSPLELRPNEGVILRLQ; from the coding sequence GTATCCGCTCGAGGCTCGGTTACCTCCAGGACCTGGGGGTGGACGCGATCTGGCTCTCCCCCTTCTACAAGTCGCCGATGAAGGACTTTGGCTACGACGTCGCAGATTACTGCGACGTGGACCCCATCTTCGGCACGCTGGCGGACTTCGACCGCCTGCTGGAAGAAGCCCACAAGCGAAGGATCAAGCTGATCATCGACTTCGTGCCCAACCACACCTCCGACCAGCACCCCTGGTTTGTGGAGTCGCGCTCTGGGCGGGATAACCCCAAGCGCGACTGGTACGTCTGGCGCGACCCGGCACCCGACGGTGGGCCGCCCAACAACTGGATGTCCTTCTTTGGCGGCCCGGCCTGGACCTTTGACGCCAAAACCGGACAGTACTACCTGCACCAGTTCCTCCCCGAGCAACCCGACCTCAACTGGAGGAACCCCGAGGTGCGCGCCGCCATGTACGAGGTGATGCGCTTTTGGCTGCGCCGGGGGGTAGACGGCTTCCGGGTGGACGTGATGTGGCTGCTGGCGGAAGATGCCCTCTTCCGCGACGAACCGGAAAACCCCCACTGGCAACCGGGGATGTGGGACCGGGGGCGGCACCTCCACATCTACACCGAGGACCAACCCGAGACCCGCGGGATCGTGCAGGAGATGCGCCAAGTCCTGGACGAGTTCGAGGGCGACCGCATGATGGTGGGCGAGATCTACCTTCCCTACGAGCAGCTCATCCCCTACTACGGCACCCCCGAGCGGCCCGGCTGCCACCTCCCCTTCAACTTCCACCTGATCACCCGGGGGCTATCCAACTGGACGGCGGAAAACCTCCGGCAGATCGTGGAGGAGTACCAGGCCCGCCTGCCCGCTTGGGCCACGCCCAACTGGGTACTGGGCAACCACGACCAGCACCGCCTGGCCAGCCGTATTGGCCACGCCCAAGCCCGGGTGGCCGCGATGATGCTCTTTACCCTTCCAGGCTCCCCCACCTGGTACTACGGCGACGAGATCGGCATGGTGGATGGGGAGATTCCCCCGGAAAAAGTACAAGACCCTGCCGCGCTGCGCCAGCGTGGCCTCGCGGGCGATCAAGGTTTGGACCCCGGGCGCGACCCGGAGCGCACCCCCATGCAGTGGACCCCCTTCGCCTACGCCGGGTTCTCGACGGTGGAACCCTGGTTGCCGGTGAACCCCGACTATCCCGAGCGCAACGTGGAAACCCAAGACGCCGACCCCGAGTCCATGCTGACCTTGGTGCGCACCCTGTTGGTGGTACGCCGAGAGACCCCCGGCTTTTTGGAAGCCCCCTACGAAAGCTACAAGGCCCCCGAAGGGGTCTTCGCCTACCTGCGGGGACGGGTGGGGTTGGTGGCCCTCAACTTCACCGCCGAACCCAAGACGCTGGCGGTGCCGCCAGGGGAGATCCTGCTCTCGACTCACTTGGATAGGTACGGAGCCGTGCATAGCCCCCTCGAGCTTCGCCCCAACGAGGGCGTGATCCTCCGGCTGCAATAA